A region of the Methylomagnum ishizawai genome:
GTGCAACACAGAACCCACACAACACAGCGACTAGGTAAGTTTATTATGAAAAACAACACGAATCTCTTCCGCGCCGCGAAAATCGCGGGTGCCATGACCGCCTTGTTCCTGGCTTCCGGCCAGGTTTCCGCCCATGTCAGCTATGGCCACGCGCTGTACGACGATTCCGGCACCAATCCGGGCGGCAATGGCGGTACCGTCGCCGAGGAAACCGTCATGCATGTGGCCACCGGTAACAAGGGCACCGCTTCCTGCCAGGGCGCGGGTTGCGCCAGCGTGGTGACCAGCGTCACCGCCAGCGGCAACGCCGGCTGGCTGGAAGCCCAAAACCCGAACCTCTGGGCCAATAGCCACGACAGCCGTTTCATGTGGTTCTATATCTCCAAGCCGACCGTCATCCAGTTCAGCATCACCGGCAACGCCAACGCCGATTACACCAGCACGATGCCGGGCAGCACCCTGGGCACCGTGGCCATCGATACTTTGAACCCGGCCTACAACCTGTTCTATGGCGCGGTGCCGCATCTTTCCCATGACGGCGCCTATGGCTCGTTCAACACCGGCTTCGCCCAATGGTCTTCCTGGGCCCAGGCGGCTTTGCCGGCCGGCCAGAAGACCTATCTCACCGGCCCGAACAAGAACATCCGCTTCATCGGCACGGGGGCTACCACTTCCGAAGGCAACGCGATCTATAACCGCCCCTATACGACCGATGCCGGTTCCTTGAACCTGCCCAGCCAGGCCATCGCGGCCGGCACCACCCAGCACATGGGCACCTATGGCGGATTCAAGACGCCGGGCACCTGCCCGAGCGGCGCGGGCGGTTTCTGGATGGCCAACAGCGTCACCCAGGTGACCTACGGCGATGGTTCCCCGCTGACCGACCACAGCGCTTGCCTGGAATTCGTGCGCGGTGCGTCCTCGTCCACCAACGTCCTGAATTCCAACAAGATCCTGCTGACCAAGCCGGGCGTCTACACCTTGATCGTGGGCGGCGCCAACCGGGCCGACTACAACCAATTGGTAGCCGACGCCAAGCTGACCGGCATGGGGCCGGAAGGCTGCGCGACCGACGCCAGCGGCAATTGCCTCAATGGCAGCGCCGCCACCGCCACCGATTGGGATCGCTACAAGAACATGGACCGCAGGGCGCGTAGCTTCACCATCCAGTTCAGCGGCACCCCCAAGTAAGCCCGGTTCGCGGCGGGTTCCGAACCGCCCGGCCAGTGCTGGACATGATCGCCGTGGCGTCCGCGCCGCGGCGATTGCTTATCATCGACAGGGAGTGCCCGTCATGAAACAACCCCTATTCCCACGCGCCCGGCTTGCCGTCTGGGTGGCCGCGTTGTGCTGCCTGGGCGGGACCGCCTCGGCCCATGTCGCCAACAACGATATCACCACCACCGGCTCGGCGGACAACGGCAATTTCCACCGTTATGGCTGGATCGATGGCACCAACGCCACGCTGGGCGATAGCCATCACATCGCCGAGGGCAACTTCTTCACCTTCCATTTGAACGTGCCTTCGTTCGTGGATATCGGCTTCGCCGAGATTTCCGGGAATGGCGGCACGGTGACTACCAGTGGTGGCCTGGACCCGGCGTTTTCCCTGTACTCGGGTTTGCTGCCGCAGCTGGCGCATGACGACACGCCCTACGATCCCATGTTCGGCAACACGGTCGATCTGGCACCGGCGGGCCATGTCTATCTGCCGCATGACGGCTATCGGGATACGATCGATTTCTCGGCCACGGGCGGGAAGCCCTATACCGGCCAGTTCGACGCGCTGGGCGATTGGAGCATGGCCAACGAGGATGCCATACCGGGCGACCCTGGCAGCGTCGATGGCAATTGGGCCAAGATCAAATACCTGACCCATGTCAACGCCAACGTCACCACGCTCGGAGCCAATCTGATGCCGAGCGGGGCGGTGAACGATGCCCCCGAATCCCTGACCCATTACCCCTTGCCCGCGGGCGACTACACCATCGCCGCCGGCGGGGCCGCCTGCGACAGCCCAAGCATCGCGGCCTGCACCAATCCCAGCCTGTGGGGCCGGGTGACGTTCAGCGCCACCGCCAATATCACGCCCAGCTTCACCGGGGGCGCGACCAGCCTGACGATCCCGGTCAATATCGCCGGGGCCAACCTCAAGCCCAACCTGCGGGTCAGCGACACCGACACCGGCCAGACCGAGACCTGGACCCAGGCCACCGCCCCGGCCCATGGCAAGTTGAGCTTTTCCGGGGCCACGGCGGCTTCGGGCGGTACCGGCATCACCGCTGGCGGCACGATCACCTATAAGCCCACGGCCAATTATTCCGGCGCGGATAGCTTCGCCGTGCGGGTGGGCGACGGCCTGTCCAGTTCGGTGCGTACCTTCGCCGTCACCGTCAAGCCCAACACCGTGCCCAGCTATAACAGCGCGGTCACGGCGCTCAAACTGGCGCAGAACTATGGTTCCAACCTCAGGGCGCTGCTGACGGTCAGCGATATCGATACCGGCCAGACCGAAACCTGGAGCCAGAAAACCGCGCCCCAGCACGGCACCCTCAAATTCACCAACACCACCGCCGATTCCGGCTCCACCGCCATCAACTTCGGGGGGACGGTGGTTTACCAGCCCGCCGCCAATTACACCGGCGCGGATAGCTTCGCCATCCAGGTCGGCGACGGCATGGCGACCACGGTGCGGAATTTCACCGTGACGGTGGGGGCGAATACCGCGCCCGCGTTCACCGGCACCACCACCGCGCTGACCCTGGCCCAGAACGTGGCTTCCAACCTGCGGCCCTATCTCACGGTCGGCGACACCGACAATGCCCAGACCGAAACCTGGAGCCAGCAGACCGCCCCGGCCCATGGCAAGCTGACCTTCAGCAACGCCACGGCGTGGTCCGGTTCCGCCAACATCACCTCCAGCGGCACCATCGCCTATACCCCGACCACGGGTTATAGCGGACCCGATAGTTTCGCGGTCAAGGTGAGCGATGGCGTCGCCACCGCCGTCCGCACCCTCACGGTGACGGTGCAGCCCAATACCGTGCCCAGCTTCGTGGGCACCACCACCGCCCTCAAGATCGTCCAGAACAGCGCGGCGGTGAATATCAAGCCGGTCCTGAACGTCAGCGACACCAACCACGGCCAGACCCTGACCTGGAAACAGGCGGTCGCGCCCGCCCATGGCGGCTTGGTGTTCACCAACGCCACGGCCACCAGCGGTGGCACCAATATCGGCCCCGGCGGCGCCATCACCTACCAGCCCACGGCGGGTTATAGCGGCGCGGATAGCTTCACCGTGCAGGTCGGCGACGGCGTCGTCAGCGCCAACCGCCAGTTCAGCGTGACCGTCGGCCCGAACGCGGTCCCCAGCTTCGCGACCCCGACCAACACCTTGAACGTGGCGAAGAACGGCGCGGCGGTGAATCTGAAGCCGAGATTGTCGGTCGGCGATATCGACCTGGGCCAGACCGAAACCTGGAGCGTAGCCACCGCGCCCGCCAACGGAACCCTGGTCGTCACCGGGGCCACGGCGGCTTCCGGTTCCACCAGCATCACGCCGGGCGGCACCTTCACCTACCAGCCCAAGGCCAACTGGACCGGCTCGGAAACCTTCAAGATCAAAGTCACCGATAGCCTCGGGGGCACCGCGACCAGCAGTTTCACCATGAACGTGAAATAAGCCGGGACGGGGTCGGCAGCCAGTACCGGCCCCGGCGGACGGCTTCCCTCCCCCCTAAGCGATTCGATTTTCCTGCATCCCCCAGGTCCGGCGCGAACAGCGGGCCTGGGGGTTTTTTATGATTTTTCGCGCGAGTCCCGCATGAACAAGCCCTCCACCCCCGGCGGCACCTGGCCGCTCTACCTGACCGTCACCCTCAGCGGGGCGGCGGTGATGATCCTGGAATTGCTCGGCACCCGCATCATCGGGCCGTTCTACGGGGTCAGCCTGTATGTCTGGTCCGCGCTGATCGCCGTGACCCTCGTCGCCCTGGCCCTGGGCTATTACCTGGGCGGGCATATCGCCGACCGCCATCCGGGTTTCCGGTTGGAGCATGTGTTGTTGTCGGGGGCGCTGGCCACGGTGGCGATCCCCTATGCCGACGGCCCGGTGCTGGCCTTCACCGATCCCCTGGGCATCCGGGTCGGGGCGTTCGCCAGCGCCTCGCTGCTGTTCATGCCGTCCCTGACCTTGCTGGCGATGGTCGGGCCTTACGCCATCAAGCGGGCCACCCGCGACCTGGACGGCATCGGCGTGGCGGTGGGTTCGGTGTATGCCGTCAGCACCTTGGGCAGCGTGGCGGGAACCTTGTTGCTGGGGTTCTACCTGCTGCCGCGTTTCGGCACCCGCGCCATCCTGTTCAGCCTGGGGATGGCCTTGGTGGCCTGGGCCTTGCTCTTGGCCTGGACCGGCCGGCGCGAGCGGGCCGCCGCCGGGGCGTCCTGGTGGGTGTGGCTGGTCGGGCTGGCGGTGGGTTTGCTATCGGTGGCGGGTTATGCCCAGCCCTTGCGGCAGACGCCGGGCTTCGGCCTGTTGCACGAGGCCGAGAGCATCTACGGCTGGGTGCGGGTGGTGGAGGACGAGAAGAACGGCTATCGCCTATTGCTGTCCGATTCCTCGGTGCTGAGCGCGGTCGAGACCAAGACGGGCCGGAGCCTCCTGAACTACCAGACCTTTTTCCGCTGGATTCCCTTGTTCCGGCCCGAGGCCCGCCACGCGCTGTTGATCGGGCTGGGCGGGGGCCATGTCGCCCGCGATTTGAACACGGCGGGCATCGAAACCGACACCATCGAGATCGACCCGGAAGTCGCCCAGGCGGCGCGGGATTATTTCGGATTCCAGCCGCTGGGGAAGTTCATCGTCGGCGATGCCCGCTTCGAGATCAAGCGGCTGGGCGGGCAGCGCTACGACTTCATCATGCACGATTGCTTCACCGGCGGTTCCGAGCCCACCCATCTGCTGAGCCGGGAAATGCTGGGCGAGTTGCGCGGATTATTGGGCGAAGGCGGCGTGCTGGCGGTGAACTATGTCGGTTTCCGCAGCGGCGAGGGTTCGGAGGCGGTGGCTTCGGTTTACCGCACGCTCAAGACCTTGTTCCCGCAACTCCGGGTTTTCACCACCGAGAAAGAGGATTTCACCGATTTCATCTTCCTGGCTTCCGACCGGCCTTTGGAGGTCGATGCCCACAGCCAGGACCGGCGCGTCCAGGTGTTGCTGGAACATGAATACCCTGTGCCGGAAAACCCCCCAGGCATCGTCATCACCGACGACTACAACCCCATGGAAAGCTTGCAGGTCCGCAAGGCCGAGACCTACCGTAAGGTGTTCATGGAGCGGATCGCCTACGATTTGTTGCTGCGCTGAGAGGTTTGCACGGTCGGGCCGGGTGGAATCCCGATCAAGTCTCAATTTGGCCGGGGGCGCCCGCCTATAGTGGAGGGCCAGTCCGGGCCGGTCCCATGGTGGGACGGCCCCCCATCCACGGAGCCACCCCATGCCGATCAGACCCCGTTCCCTCCTCGGTTGCGCCTTGTCCCTGGCGCTCGCGTCCGCCGCCACCGCCGCCCCGCTGTTCAGTCCGTACAAGGACATCGCCATCTCCATGAACTGGAACAACAACGTCATGTCCAGCGATGTGACCGGCGTGTTCCAACCGCTGTTGAACGTGCTGCCGCCACGGGTGCCCGCCGTCACCTGGGCCTTCGCCACCGGGGAATGCGGCGCGGAAAACTGGGCGGGACTCGATCCCGACGCCCTCGCCCAGGCCAACGTGCCCTTGTTCGTCAAGCGCAAGGTGGGCTATATCATCGCCACCGGCGGCGCGGCGGGCAAGTTCACCTGTTCCAGCGCCGCCGGGATGCGGGCCTTCATCGACCGCTATGCTTCGTCCCGCTTGCTCGGGCTGGATTTCGATATCGAAGCCGGCCAGAGCGCCGCCGAGATCAACAGCCTGGTGGAGCAGATCGCCGCCGTGCAGGCCGATTATCCGGGGCTGCGCTATAGCTTCACCCTCGCCACCCTGGGTTCGTCCAACGGCCAGGTGTCGAGCCTTCCCTATGGCGATTTGAACATCACCGGCTATACCGTGATCCAGGCCATCCAACGCGCCGGACTCGCCAATTACACCATCAACCTGATGGTCATGGACTACGGCGGTCCCTCGCCCTGGGTCTGTGTGGTCGCCAAGGGGCGTTGCGACATGGGGCGGACGGCCATCCAGGCCGCCCAGAACCTCAAGGCCAAGTTCGGCATCCCCTACGCCCAGATCGAATTGACGCCGATGATCGGCAGGAACGATGTGGTGGACGAGGTGTTCTCGCTCAAGGATGCCAACACCATGATCGCCTGGGCCAAGGCCAACGGTTTGGCCGGGGTGCATTTCTGGTCGTTCGACCGCGATACGCCGTGTGCCTTGCCCTATGCCTCGGCGACTTGCAGTTCCGTGGCGGATGTGCCCGCCTTGGTCTACACCAAGCGCTTCCGCAACCAAGCCGCCGCCCCGTGAGGGCGGATGTCCGGGGCGCGGGCGGATCGCTCCGCCCGGTTCCGGCGTCACCACACCGCTTCCAGCCGCTCCAAGCCCCGGATGGTCAACGAAGGTTTCCAACGGGGCCGGTCGCTGTCCGGTAGCTCCAGCCCCGGCAAGCGCCGGAACAACACCGAAAGCGCGGTTTCCAGCTCGATGCGGGCCAGCCGCGCCCCCAGGCAATAATGCACCCCGCCGCCGAAGGACAAGGGATTGGGCGCGGTGTCCGGGCGGTCGATGCGGAAGGCGTCGGGTTCGGGGAAGACCTGGGGGTCGCGGTTGGCCGCGCCCAGGCCGACATAGAGGGTTTCGCCCCGGCGCACGCCGACGCCGCCCAGTTCCACATCCTCCAGCGCGGTGCGGGCGGCGATCTGCACGGCGGCTTCGTAGCGCAGGGCTTCGTGGACGGCTTGGGGCAATAATCCGGGATGGGCCTTGAGCCGGGCGAGTTGGTCCGGGTGGCGGTGGAGGGTCAACAGCGTGTTGCCCAGCATATTGGCCGTGGTTTCGTGCCCGGCCACGAACAGGAGGGTGATATTGGCGACGATCTCGTCCTCGCTCAAACGCTGGTCGCCTTCCTCGGCCCGCAGCAGCAGCGAGATCAAATCGCCGCCCGGCGCTTTGCGCCGCGCTTGGCAGATCGCCCGGAAATAGCCGTCGAACACCTGGGCCGCGTGGTTGGCGGCGTCGATATCGGCGCGGACCAACCGGGACATCTCGAACACGCGGGCCAGGGCTTGGGTTTCGCGCTGGAATTCCAGGCTTTCCTCCAGGCGCAAACCCAGCATGGCGCAAATCACCCGCACCGGCAGCGGATAGGCCAAAGCCGCCATCAGATCGGCCCGGCCCTGTGCGATGAACCCATCCACCAGGGTTTCGGCCACGTCCAGGGCCAAGCGCCGCAATTCCGCCGCCTGCTTCACCCCGAACGCCTTGCCGACCAAGGCCCGCAAGCGGAGATGCTCGGGCGGGTTCATCACCAGCATGAAGCGGTTGACCACCTGGAACACCGGCTCTTGGACCGCGTCCGGGCCGTAGCGCCGCGCCACGGTGGACAGATAATCCTTGGCGAAACGGGGATCGCGCAGGATGCGGTCGGCCTCGGCGTAGCGGGTCGCCAGCCAGACGCCGGGCTGCAAGGGGAACAGGGGCGCGGTTTCGCGCAGCCGCCGGAAAGCGGGATAGGGGTCGGCGAGGAATTCCGGGCTGTTCAGATCGATGGATGACATGGCGGGCCGCTCCGGGTGGGCAGGATGGAAGCGGCGGACTATACCCCAACCACGCCCGCTACGAGACCCCGGCCAAAGCGGCTTGCGCGGCCACGATGCCGCGGTATTGGGCTTCCTCGAACAGCGAAAACCCCGAAAGATCGGAATGGGCCGGATGGATGCGCCCGGAACCTTCCGCCACGAGTTCCCGCCCGCCGTCCCACAGGAAACCCGGACGGGGCCGCGCCATGGCATGGCCCCAGCGGAACAAATCGACCCGCTCGGTGATGGCGCGGATGTCGGGATGGGGCCGGGCCAGATCGGCCAGGATGGCTTCGGTCCAGTCGTAGCCGCTGCGGTTCGACAGCAGCTTGCGGCCTTGCGCCGGGGCGAGTTCGCTGAGGGGCCGGTAATAGGTCAGCACCGTGCCGCGTTCCCGGCTGCGCCAATGCTGGTGGGTGGCGACCACATAGCCCAGCGAGGGGCTTTGGTACAGCACATTGTCCCAGGCCAGGGGCGCGCCGTGCCGGGGCTCGGGGAAATCCCGCAGGTTCAGGTTCGCCACCAGCCAGGGCGCGTAATCGAAACCGGCCAGCGCCCGCCGCTGTGGTTCCGGCCACGCCGGGCAGACATGGGGTAGCAGGAAACTCGGCGCGGCCCAGACGACCTGGGCGGCTTGCCAGCGGGTCGCGGTTTGGCTGGCCGGATTCCAGACATCGACCGTCACGCCGCTATCGGTTTCCTTGATGCGGAACGCCAGCTGTCCGCGCTCGATCCAGGGGTCCAGCCGTTCCAGCAAGCGGCGTACGATCCAGCCATTGCCCTCGGGCCAGGTCAGCACCGCGCCCTCGCGGGCTTCCTCCGCCGCGCCGGTGCGGCTGGCGAAATAATGGAGGCCGGCCCAGGCCGAAGTGTCGGCGGCGGCGCAACCGAAATCGTCGCGGCAGGCATAGTCCACATACCAATGCAGATAGGGCGAATCGTAGCCTTCGGCCAGCAGCCAATCGCGCATCGAACCCCGGTCCAGCGCCAGGAAACGCGGGTCGCGGGAACTTTGCGCCATGGGTAGGGCGAAGGCGCGGCGGCCATCCTTGCCCACGGTATCGCGGTAGCCGCGCATGGCTTCGGCGAAGCGCTGGTATTGGGCCAGGTCGCGGCGGGCCACGCCGCGCTTGGGCAGCAAGCCCTCCTGCCAAGCGCCGTGCAGGAACAGCCGTTCCTGGGGCGCGAAGCAGAGATGGCGTTCGTCGTAGCGTGGTTCCGGTGCGGCGGGGTCGCCCAGCAGCACGCCCAAATCGGCCAGCAACAGCCGCACCCAGGGCAATTCCACGCCGGGCAACGGCAGATAATGTGCCCCCCAGGGATAGGCCGAGATGGGATTCTCGCCCCAGCGGGCATTGCCGCCGGGTTGTTGTTCCAGTTCCAGCAGGCGGAAGGACTCGAAGCCGTTGCGCTTCAGCCACCATGCGGCGGAGAGTCCGGCGATGCCACCGCCGACGATGAGCAGGGGAATGGCGCGGTGTTCGGTGGGGGAGGGCCAGTCCTTGCCGCGCAGTTGGTGGCCGGTCAGGAAAGAGGGGCCGAGTAGTTCGCCAGCGGGGCGGGAATCGGGGCCGGGGGAGGCGGGAATCAGGCTTCCACCCAGGCCAGATAGGAGGGAAAGGCAGAAGGAGCGGCGATGCATGGGGATAGGCTGAATGATTACGGCATACGCGACATGTAGGTCTGGCCGCGGGTGGGAGCAAGGAATGGGTCTGCCCAACTCCGATAACCCGCGCTATGGTTCTTCACCCAAATCGCCGCCCACAGATACCCGCAGGGCAGGGCCGGGCCTGCGTCCAAACTCCGCAGGCGAGGGTAGGGCGTGGCGGCGTGGCGGTGGTGGTCGGCGTGGCGGGTCAGCCCCAGGAACATAAAAAGGCTCACGGCGGAATCGCAGTTCCAGGCCGTCGCCCCGGCCCGGCCCGAGTCCTGGGTCAGGCCGAAATGCTGGAAATAATTCACCGCCTCCAATAGCTTCACCGCCACCACGGCTTGATAGACCAGCATCGTCAGGGCCAGCGGCCCGAACGCCCAGCCGAACGCCAGCGCCAGCCCGGTTTCCGCCATCAATCCCAGCAGCGCCGAACCCCGCTCCGCCCGCCAGGCGATCCGCCATTGCGCCGCCACCGAACGCCGGAGGAAAGTAGCGTAATCCTCGTCCACGCGGGCGGTGGAGGGGTCTCCGGCCCCGCCCAGTTTGGCATGATGGCCCCGGCGGTGGGCGATAGAAAAATGATCGTAGCCCACCGTGACCAGCAGCAAGCGCCCGAGCAAACGTTGGAACCGTCCGCGCCGGTGGATCAATTCATGGGCGGGGGCGATGGCGGCGCAACAGGAATTGGTGCCGACCAAAATCCGCAAGGCCACGAGGTTGGCGCATCCCGTGCCCCAATCCGCCGCCGTGGCCCAGGGCAACCGCGCCACCATCCAGCCCATCCCCAGGATATTGAGGATTTGCAGCAATACTAAGGCATACAACAGCCCGTCGAAGAACCAGCCCGGTGCCGCCTGTGGAACCATCCGCCGTTCCGCCGGTCCCCAATGGTCGGCGGCGATCAACAGCCAGACCGGCAGGGTCCACAGCAGGGCGGATGCCGCGCCATGGGGGCCCGTCAGCAGGAAGGCGAGGGTGCATGCGGGGAGGAACAGGCACAGCCCGAAGCCCAGCCACCATAGGGATAAGGCTTGACGGGCCGCACCGGGAATCCCTTCCGCAAAGGTTTTGGCTGGCGTGGACATAAAGGCTTGGAATAATAATTATGAATATTATAGAGACAGCGAAAACCTACTATATCGGCCTATGCGCCACCTACCACGACCCGGCCTTGGCCATCGTGGATGCCGAGGGAAACGTGTTATACGCCGAAGCCACCGAGCGTTATCTGCAATATAAACGGGCGCTGAACCACGCGCCGGATGATTTGTATTTATTGCCCACCCTGTTGCGGGAATATTGCCCCGATGCCCGGCGCTTCGTGGTCGCCACGAACTGGCGGGCGCGGCGTCCTTTCTACGAGCGCTTGGCCCGGACCTTGGGCTGGCTCACCCCCCAGGGCATCCTCGGCTACCGGGGGCGGCAGTTGACCGCCTGCGTCGAAACCTGGGAGCTCAACCATATGCAGGCTTGCCAGCACCACGCCCTGCGCCGTTCCGGGATCGGGCTGGCCCGCGCCCTGCGGCGGGATTTTCCCGGTGTGCCGGTGGATTTCCGCCATTACGACCATCATCTGGCCCATGCCGCGCTGGCCTGCCAGGGTAGCCCGTTCGCGACGGCGGCTTGCGCCGTGATCGACTCCTACGGCGAACAGGGCTCGCTGGCGTTCTTCGAGTATAGCGGCGGGAAACTGGTTCCCCGCCATACGGCGCGGGGACCGGAGAGCCTTGGGTTCTTTTACATGAAGCTCACCGAATTATGCGGCTTCGAGTGGATGGGCGGCGAGGAATGGAAAACCATGGGGCTGGCCGCCTATGGCCGTATCGACGAGGAGGCGTTGGGCTGGCTCCGGGCCATGATCCGGGTGGAGGGTTTGCGGCTGGTGCAGGACCGCGCCGGTTTCTTCCAGATGCTCAAGCACCTGGAAAGCCGCAGGCGCGGCCCGCACCTCCCGCCGGAAACCGCCGCCGATTTGGCCCATACCGGACAATATTTCTTCGCGGAAACCGTCGGGCGCTTGTTGAACAACCTGCATGGCCTGGGGATTTCCGGGAATTTGGCGTTGGGTGGCGGCTGTGCGCTGAACTCGGCCTACAACGGGCAAATCCTGGCCGGGACGCCGTTCGAGGCGCTTTACGTGCCGCCCGCGCCCGCCGACGATGGCACGGCCTTGGGGGCGGCTTGGCTGGCGTTCGGCGAGGAACATCCGGGCATGGCCGTAGCGCCGCGCCAACTGGCTCCCTACCTGGGCAGCCGCATCCGGGACGAGGCCATCGAGCGCTATGCCCGTCATTCCGGGCTGCCGGTCGAGTATCTGCCGGAGGGGGCCATGGTGCCGAGGGCGGCGCGGTTGTTGGCGGAGGGCAAAATCCTGGGCTGGGCGCAGGGGCGGGCCGAATTCGGTCCCCGCGCCTTGGGCAACCGTTCCATCCTGGCCGATCCCCGTACCCAGGACATGGGGGAGCGCATCAACCGGGACGTGAAGTTCCGCGAGCGCTTCCGGCCCTATGCCCCGGCCATCCTGCACGAATATGGCCCGGAGTATTTCGAGGATTACCAGGAAACCCCGTACATGGACCGCACTTTGCGGTTCCGCCCGGAGGCGCGGGGGAAAGTGCCCGCCGTGGTCCATGCCGATGGCACCGGGCGGCTGCAAACCGTGAAGGCGGAATGGAATCCTATGTTCCATGCCTTGCTGGCCGAATTCCATCGGCTGGGCGGGGTGCCGGTCCTGCTCAACACCAGTTTCAATGTCATGGGCAAGCCTATCGTGCATGGGGTGGAGGATGCCATGGCGGTGTTCCTGGGTTCGGGCCTGGATGCCTTGGCGCTGGGGGATTGGCTGTTCAAGAAGCCGGGGATGCGGATATGAGCGACTTGCGCCGTTTGTGCCATGCGCTACTGAAGGGACCGGCCTTGCCCGCCGCCGTGGCCGAGGCCGAAGCGCTGTTGGATGCGGCTTGGGCCGGGGCCGGGGAAGACGAGGCCCGCTATCCGTTCGGCGAGCCTTGGAATCCTGGGGGATGGCCCGGACCGGACGATGGGGCAACCCGGCGGCGGGTGTTGCACGCCCTGGCTCCCGTCGCCTTGCTGGAAGGCGTCTGGCTGGCCCGCGTGGCCCAGCCCGCGACGGCCCATCGGACTAGCGAATGCCATTTGTTCGACCTCTATTGCCGCCTCGTGGGTTTGGACGATCCGGCCCGTTCGCCGCCGCTGCGCTTCGGGGCCAAGCTGGTCGAAGCGGGTATCCACCTGCCGCCCTTGGACAGCCCGGCCTTCTTCGCCGCCGTGCCGGAGGCCGGGCTGGATTTCGCCGCCACGCACCTGGGCTTGATGCACCGGCCCCGGCGTTTTTTCCCGGAATTGCTCGGCTATACCCTGGCCCATGTCCAACGCGAACCTGCGTGGTGGGATGCGGAATCCACCGGACAGCGCGGGCCAGACCGCGCCCTGGCGCTCGCCGCGTTGGCGGCCTATCCGCAACGGGAGGCACAGGCCGGACGCATCCGGCGGGGCTGGTGCCGGTATCGGCGCT
Encoded here:
- a CDS encoding fused MFS/spermidine synthase; translated protein: MNKPSTPGGTWPLYLTVTLSGAAVMILELLGTRIIGPFYGVSLYVWSALIAVTLVALALGYYLGGHIADRHPGFRLEHVLLSGALATVAIPYADGPVLAFTDPLGIRVGAFASASLLFMPSLTLLAMVGPYAIKRATRDLDGIGVAVGSVYAVSTLGSVAGTLLLGFYLLPRFGTRAILFSLGMALVAWALLLAWTGRRERAAAGASWWVWLVGLAVGLLSVAGYAQPLRQTPGFGLLHEAESIYGWVRVVEDEKNGYRLLLSDSSVLSAVETKTGRSLLNYQTFFRWIPLFRPEARHALLIGLGGGHVARDLNTAGIETDTIEIDPEVAQAARDYFGFQPLGKFIVGDARFEIKRLGGQRYDFIMHDCFTGGSEPTHLLSREMLGELRGLLGEGGVLAVNYVGFRSGEGSEAVASVYRTLKTLFPQLRVFTTEKEDFTDFIFLASDRPLEVDAHSQDRRVQVLLEHEYPVPENPPGIVITDDYNPMESLQVRKAETYRKVFMERIAYDLLLR
- a CDS encoding Ig-like domain-containing protein, with translation MKQPLFPRARLAVWVAALCCLGGTASAHVANNDITTTGSADNGNFHRYGWIDGTNATLGDSHHIAEGNFFTFHLNVPSFVDIGFAEISGNGGTVTTSGGLDPAFSLYSGLLPQLAHDDTPYDPMFGNTVDLAPAGHVYLPHDGYRDTIDFSATGGKPYTGQFDALGDWSMANEDAIPGDPGSVDGNWAKIKYLTHVNANVTTLGANLMPSGAVNDAPESLTHYPLPAGDYTIAAGGAACDSPSIAACTNPSLWGRVTFSATANITPSFTGGATSLTIPVNIAGANLKPNLRVSDTDTGQTETWTQATAPAHGKLSFSGATAASGGTGITAGGTITYKPTANYSGADSFAVRVGDGLSSSVRTFAVTVKPNTVPSYNSAVTALKLAQNYGSNLRALLTVSDIDTGQTETWSQKTAPQHGTLKFTNTTADSGSTAINFGGTVVYQPAANYTGADSFAIQVGDGMATTVRNFTVTVGANTAPAFTGTTTALTLAQNVASNLRPYLTVGDTDNAQTETWSQQTAPAHGKLTFSNATAWSGSANITSSGTIAYTPTTGYSGPDSFAVKVSDGVATAVRTLTVTVQPNTVPSFVGTTTALKIVQNSAAVNIKPVLNVSDTNHGQTLTWKQAVAPAHGGLVFTNATATSGGTNIGPGGAITYQPTAGYSGADSFTVQVGDGVVSANRQFSVTVGPNAVPSFATPTNTLNVAKNGAAVNLKPRLSVGDIDLGQTETWSVATAPANGTLVVTGATAASGSTSITPGGTFTYQPKANWTGSETFKIKVTDSLGGTATSSFTMNVK
- a CDS encoding fatty acid desaturase, with product MSTPAKTFAEGIPGAARQALSLWWLGFGLCLFLPACTLAFLLTGPHGAASALLWTLPVWLLIAADHWGPAERRMVPQAAPGWFFDGLLYALVLLQILNILGMGWMVARLPWATAADWGTGCANLVALRILVGTNSCCAAIAPAHELIHRRGRFQRLLGRLLLVTVGYDHFSIAHRRGHHAKLGGAGDPSTARVDEDYATFLRRSVAAQWRIAWRAERGSALLGLMAETGLALAFGWAFGPLALTMLVYQAVVAVKLLEAVNYFQHFGLTQDSGRAGATAWNCDSAVSLFMFLGLTRHADHHRHAATPYPRLRSLDAGPALPCGYLWAAIWVKNHSAGYRSWADPFLAPTRGQTYMSRMP
- a CDS encoding NAD(P)-binding protein, with amino-acid sequence MHRRSFCLSLLSGLGGSLIPASPGPDSRPAGELLGPSFLTGHQLRGKDWPSPTEHRAIPLLIVGGGIAGLSAAWWLKRNGFESFRLLELEQQPGGNARWGENPISAYPWGAHYLPLPGVELPWVRLLLADLGVLLGDPAAPEPRYDERHLCFAPQERLFLHGAWQEGLLPKRGVARRDLAQYQRFAEAMRGYRDTVGKDGRRAFALPMAQSSRDPRFLALDRGSMRDWLLAEGYDSPYLHWYVDYACRDDFGCAAADTSAWAGLHYFASRTGAAEEAREGAVLTWPEGNGWIVRRLLERLDPWIERGQLAFRIKETDSGVTVDVWNPASQTATRWQAAQVVWAAPSFLLPHVCPAWPEPQRRALAGFDYAPWLVANLNLRDFPEPRHGAPLAWDNVLYQSPSLGYVVATHQHWRSRERGTVLTYYRPLSELAPAQGRKLLSNRSGYDWTEAILADLARPHPDIRAITERVDLFRWGHAMARPRPGFLWDGGRELVAEGSGRIHPAHSDLSGFSLFEEAQYRGIVAAQAALAGVS
- a CDS encoding cytochrome P450; its protein translation is MSSIDLNSPEFLADPYPAFRRLRETAPLFPLQPGVWLATRYAEADRILRDPRFAKDYLSTVARRYGPDAVQEPVFQVVNRFMLVMNPPEHLRLRALVGKAFGVKQAAELRRLALDVAETLVDGFIAQGRADLMAALAYPLPVRVICAMLGLRLEESLEFQRETQALARVFEMSRLVRADIDAANHAAQVFDGYFRAICQARRKAPGGDLISLLLRAEEGDQRLSEDEIVANITLLFVAGHETTANMLGNTLLTLHRHPDQLARLKAHPGLLPQAVHEALRYEAAVQIAARTALEDVELGGVGVRRGETLYVGLGAANRDPQVFPEPDAFRIDRPDTAPNPLSFGGGVHYCLGARLARIELETALSVLFRRLPGLELPDSDRPRWKPSLTIRGLERLEAVW